The genomic region ACAAGTTCCATTTATTAATTCCATTATTACATTTGTGCATTAAACATTCAAAAACATTAAATGCAATATCCTAATATACAAATTAAACATAAAATACAAATTGAGTAATGCCTGTCCATCATTACTCAAACACAGCATCACCCAGGGAGTGTTACTATCATCAACTGTTTCCCTATGACATTCCAGTTGTCTGGTCACAATGCTGTGGCCTGTGGAGAGGATGGATGGGCTGCTGCCCTGCACAGGCTGTGGCTGCTGGTTTCCTGTCACTATCACCCATCTCTCAACACTCACCACCTCTGAAGGGATTCAATTCAATATCATCCTCGCTGCCTCCTCTGAAGGAAGGCTGTGAAGGAGAGAACCGTAAGATCACTCTTGGCAGCAACCATGGCCTGTCTCATTGATCCTGATAACCTTACAAGAAGTATACAGCAGCCAAGTTGCACTTGAAATTATTTACACAAAATATGACAATCACATATTGAAATGTGTGTCAGTTTTTGTCCGTAATTCAATGTTACTTGGTTTGACCACTGAGAGCAGAGATTCATGCCAAAACATGGGTTTGAGTTAAAGGAATCCATGTATCTGGCAGCAACTCCACTAGGTGGCAATGTCAAATACAGTCATCAGTCTAAAAAGTACAGTACCGATTGTCATGACAGATCAAAATCATCTGACAGCACGTTCGTTGTCTGGCAAAGTACTAAAATAACTTCTTCACTTGTCATTCTAGCAGCAGACCACTAGTCTGGGTGATCCATTTGATTCAAACTGTGCATATCCTGTCTATTTTCCCAACCATGTCACTTCCCTAATCTGCAGCAAATCCTCTTCCACCCCAATACCAATTAATTTGTCATTCAGGATAACACTGCATGTCTCCTTAATGTATAATGTCCAGACAAGTCATGGCATCACGCATCAAAATGTAATCTTATGAATTATTtggatgaaaggagagaggttGTTACATGCAGGAACAGATGGGATTTGTATGATTGTGTAAAATGTCCTAAGATCCCCTTTACCATATTCAATGGTCTGGTCCTATGAGCTCAACAAACCTCAGTGAAAGGTTCCACCCAACGCAATATGCTCCTAACTTTAAAATCATATTTGCTATAGCACTTCACAACAAAATTAAGATCACAATCAGTTGACGGAAGGCTTTTATCCTAGCTAAAAATTGCAGAAATTATAAATGTAGACAGGTGTGGCTAAATTAGGAACTGGCAAGTTTGTACAGAAAGGGTTGAGCAAAATCAAAAAGGCATCTGGCTCATCAAACACAAACGCACAATAGGTAAATTGGCAGCCGTCTGTGGCAGCCATGCCTGAATTCGACGACTGCACGGCATGAATCAAAATGAGACTGCACATCAAATTACCTGAGGGGATACATGACAACTTGACTGAGTATAAAATGCATCTGTTCTATGAACAACCAAGAAACCAAACGATGTCAAACCATTACAATCCCTCCTGACAAGCTATAAATAAAACTTCCAATGGAGCATAAGTATAGCAGCAAATGCCTGAACCCACACAAAGCAATCGGGCATGATCCGAAGTTAAACATACGAGCCAAGAGAAACGCTTTCTAACAACCTAAATCCTAAAACCATTAACTTGTTGTTCTTCAAATGAAAATAGTTTTCCATCAACTTGGGACATGTACAAGTGAATCCGAGAAGCCACTCAAACAAAACTGGTACAAGGATGGGCATCCAAGTCCTCTGGGGACAGTGTAACAGCCAGTTCTTTCAAGTGCACAAGTGGTATGTATCCCAGGTCTAAAGAAGACACAGATTCggaaaaaatacaaaaaacaccATTACATACAGCCCTCAGGATCAGTTACCCATCTCTGCAACTAAAATATGTATATGGGGGAAAACAAAAAGCACAACAAACCGACAAATTGTGAAAACATAATTTATTGATTTCACAGTAAGAACTGTTTAAGATCTGGGTCTCTCCTTCTTGCCTTTGTAAAGGGCCAGCAGGGAGACGTTAGCCACTTTGACCACCTTGAAACGGACACCGGGGATATCACCGACGGCATGTCCCTTACGACCGAATCCTGCCACCAGAACCTCGTCGTTTTCCTGAAAGACCAAAGGAAACAAACTAAATACACAGGACAACAACAGACAACACGCACCAGTCAACTTTGAATATCAAAATGATTGTCCCTGAACACGTGCATATTCTTAGATTACTTATGGGGAGTCTTACAATTATCCACTATAATGACATCAGGCAGAGTATAAGATACTGGTTTATATGGCTACCCAACTATGTCCGTCAGATCCTAAAATATCTGTCAAGTTAGCTAATGTTCTAGGAATTCATCAATCTCTTCTTATTCTGAGGCAATCCACAACATCCTAGAAATAGTTACCGGTACACTGTTCTTTGGTAAGATGAATGCAATGTTGGGTTTGACTCTTACCTCAATGAAATTCAAGCAACCATCATTTGGGACAAAGGCAGTGATCTTCTTGCCATTCTTGATGAGTTGGACCCTGACACACTTCCTAATGGCAGAGTTGGGCTGCTTAGCTTCAACACCTCTGTAAGAATTGGGGAGAGGAGTATGACACTTCGCACTGACAGTATATGAAAGATGGCATCCAGTGCACTGTACATAGTTGATCATACAGCATTCACATAGCTTTCACTGGATTAAAGTTTGCATGGTTATTAGTGAACACTCATTAGGGGCGTTGtgatgtaacgttagctaactactTACACTTTCTCAAGTACGATTCCCTTAGCGTGGGAAGCGCCTCCGAAGGGGTTAGCCTTCAGGGCAGTGCCGAGATGGGCCTTCTTGTACTGTTTATCATGCCATCTCTGTTCACGACGATGGTTACGCAGCTTCCTGGCTGTACGCAGACCGCGACACTTTCCTGGGGAAATAGAACGGTAAACTTAAAATCATGGCGTGAACTAAGTCGACTAACAAAACATAGGTCGATACATACCTACAAATGGAGTCTAGAGAACCTGACTAACGTTGGCTAGAATATACAACCAGTTACAGTAGCTTATTAACGCATATGACTACGGTTAAGTGCGGACAATCTAGCAGCTAACAATTTAGCTAGTTCATTGCTAAATATTTTCGCCAATTAGTCAAATGGATGCAGTTCGCTGCTAAACACTTGTTTTTCTATCACTTTGTAACTAGCCAGCAGGCTTCGTAAATGCTTGGTGACTGAAACGTAAGGCAGAGAGGGGAAGTGCTTGCCGAACCCCATGCCATGCTACTGGCCCTCTCCACGTTGCGAAACTCGCGCTATTTGTCCGTAAAATTTAGAAAATATGCCTACAAATAACAGCCCGTTTTTCCACAATTATACTGGAAGTTGGTAAGAGGACATCCTTATTCCATATCAATGTAAGGAATATGACTATATATTGTAATCGTTCCGTTAAAAAGGGAAAATTATCGTACCCATGTTTGCAGATTACGAGCCCAGGCTAGAAAGGAAGAATCCCAGACTCCTCCGCGGCAATGTCCCTTCTCAGGACCCCAGAGGTGGGTAATAAAGTGCCTGTTTTGAGCTAGTTCTTTTTcaaaatacaatttaaatatAGCTCCATTTTAAGCAACCCGTTTTAAAATACACAATTTAAGGAAATATCACATGTATACTATATGAATAGCTATGTTTGATTAAGTAAGTGTAATAAGGAGGTGGTGTTTTAAATGCCTGATTTAAAGTGCAGTCAAACAAGTCTGAAAATGGACAGGGCGTTAGTTCCTTAATTCATTAATGCTGAGAGCCAAGCAGAGAGTCATCAGGTCCAAAACTACTGGATTGATAAACCATCCTTTCTGTCTCTGCTTGGTCGGCTCCCCACTCTCAACTGGAATTTCATACCGCTGACTCGATTACGGGTGCTGAGTGCATGGCTTGTTGCACTCAGGGGTGGGTTTGGACGGAGCCACATTGTCTCTCGATCTCCCTGTCCCAGTCTCCAGTGTTTATACTACAGTAGTGTTTATTTGCCATGGGGCCATGGTCAGCTTGTCTCATCTGGTGTACTGGGTTTTATCTGTTTTATCGGCATGCTCCCACTAACCCCCTTCTTTTGTATTTTTCTACGACGTGCCTGGCCCATACTGTACATTCCACctcaccctcttcctctcctcctatgTCCTCTCCTGTCTTATGCCTAGTCCTGGACAAATAAATTATTTTACATTTATATTGAGCATGCTTTTTTTGTCCAGGACTAGGTGTAATCTGAGTCCGGGAAACCAGCCCATACTGTAGACAATGAGATTATTCCAGAATGCTATCAAAATAAAGATTGTTTTgtaattgtatttattatggatccccttggcagcagctactcttcctggggtccagcaaaattaagtcagttaaacaatttaaaaataacaaaaacattgtttaactgacttaattttgctggaacccaggaagagtagatgctgccaAGGGGATCCATAAAAAAAGCATGCtcaatataaatataaaataatttataaCATTCACAACATATTTCACAACGCATTAAGTGTGTGGACTCAGGTCACTActccaccaccacatatctacaatgcaAAATATAATATATCTaggcaccgcatctcagtgcttgaggcatcactacagacaccctggttcgaatccaggctgtatcacaaccggccgtgattgggagtcccatagggtggcgcactattggcccagcgtcgtccgggtttggccggacgacgccaaacccggacgacgttgtaaataagaatttgttcttaactgacttgccttgttaaatcattgttttgtttttaaaacatgttgcagtcatttcagtcgctgtagtagctgacgtgtttTGTGTTGAGttatccacatacatagacatacTGGCTTTAcacaaagccagtggcatgtcgttagtaaagtttgaaaaaagtaaggggcctagacagctgccctggggaattcctgattctaccttgattatgttggagaggcttccattaaagaacaccctctgtgttctgttagacaggtaactcttaaTCTATGATTATCTATGGGACATTTAACATTTCCATTCTACAATATGACCTCTGACAAAGAAAATGTACTCATTGTGGTGTGGTTTGTCTCTCACAGAACAGAAGGCTTAGGAGAAAAACACAAGAACCCAGATGCTGGGAACAAGATCAAttggagttaacacacacacacacatctaaaaataCACAACACATCCTAACATACAAAACACCACACAAAATAATGGTGAAAAAACAAAAACTAACAACAAAGCAGATAAAACAAATATAGGACTATAGACTAACCAATCAAacaagggttagggttgtatCAGCCATTATCATAATACTTACGCCTATCCAAACATATCTACAAGTGCATAAGGGTTAGGTCTAACTTATCCATCTACAGACACACTTTTTTACTTTTtcaggagaagagaaaggagattAAAAAAATTGAGGGGAGTggaaaggaaggggggggggttgaggagacaaaagagaggaggggagaggagacactagagagaagagaaaaaggggagaggatggggtggagaGACTTCTACTTTATATTAGGAGAGCAATGTTTCCGGTCTTTTTAAGAGTTccagttatttttattttatttatttttttaaggaaaaaaatatataaatgaaatCTAAGCAGCCATATTCTCTCTCATGCCACATTCTCATTGCTAACATTATAGTTATTGCTATTCCATTACTTCAGTTCCATTGCTTTAGTTTCTGTAGTCTGATGGCTAGTTAGTATATGAAATGAAAGATATAAAGATGTCCATTCTTCCCCATCAGGGACTGGTAGAgatgggacaccaggtgggtgcaataaGAAAAACAGCaagtactcagaacctccatacaCGGACCTCTAGCCACTGAGTTCCATGAGGGAAATATTACTAGCTGATAACACAATTCATATTTGTATTTACATCAAGTAATGTAGTGCTCAGTAGAAAGTATATTAGCAAATTGTAGCTAGCTTGTCCCCAATGGAGAATAATGTTTTGTGCAAACTGGGTGTTGGAAAAGAATGCATTTGTATCTTATTTTCCCCAAAATTTCAGCACACACGTCTTCCAACATATGTCAGGTAGTAATATACTACTCACACACTTTGTTTGTATTGCATATTTGAAATACTATTTACCTGAATTCCTTACCATACCACTAAATTTGTCACTATTGAAACAGTGAAAAAGTTGCAATAAAGGTAGAAATTACCCTTCATGCACAGAAATGATCATTTTGATTAACCTTCTATTAcagatacattttagaaaaactATTTGCATACCAAATTaacaaaacagtaaagacatgaCCCTTAACCTGATTTTCAAAACCTTAACATTTTATTTGGAGAAGTACAGTGGCTATtcacccccccttggcattttcctattttgttgccttacaacctcaaattaaaatgtatttttgggcggtttgtatcatttgatttacacaacatgcctaccactttgaagataaaaaatatttttaattgtcaaacaaacaagaaataagacaaacttGAGCGTGAATAACGATTCactcccccaaagtcaatactttgcagagccaccttttgcagcatttacagctgcaagtctcttggggtatgtctctataagcttggaagATCTAGCCGCtaagatttttgcccattcttcaatgtAAAACTGCTCCAgcaccttcaagttggatgggttccgctggtgtacagcaatctttacatcatatcacagattctcaattggattgaggtctgggctttgactaggccattccaagacatttaaatgtttccccactcgagtgttgctttagcagtatgcataGGGTCAtcgtcctgctggaaggtgaatccccgtcccagtctcaaatctctggaagactgaaacaggtttccctcaagaattcccCTGTATGTAGCGCcttccatcattccttcaattctgaccagtttcccagtccctgccgattaaaaacatccccacagcatgatgctgccaccaccatgcttcactgtgtggATGATGTTCTCgcggtgatgagaggtgttgggtttgcgacAGACATAgttttttccttgatggccaaaaagcaacattttagtctctgaccagagtaccttcttccatatgtttggggagtctcccacatgccttttggcaaacacaaaAAGCCCAATTCCGTGGAGTGTACGGCtgaaagtggtcctatggacagatactccaatctccgctgtggagctttgcagctccttcagggttatctttggtctctttgttgactctctgattaatgccatccttgcctggtccgtgagttttggtgggcaacCCTCTCTAGGCagatttgttgtggtgccatattctttccattttgtaataatggatttaatggtgctcaatgggatgttcaaagtttcagatatttttttataacccaaccctgatctgtccttctccacaactttgtccctgacctgtttggagagctccttggtcttcattgtgctgcttgcttggtggttccccttgcttagtggtgttgcagactctggggcctttcagaacaggtatacTGAGATAATgcgacagatcatgtgacacttagattgcacgcaggtggactttatttaacaaattatgtgacttctgaaggaaattggttgcaccagatcttatttaggggcttcatatcaAAGGGGGTGCATACATATGCACCACCTTTCTGTTAAAAAAACTAAACTTTTGTAATATATTAATATAACAATATGTTTGTTATTTACTTGTATTAAAATGATCACATTTCAGGTATGACCCAGAggcagacagtgtcgaagaaacaaaagtttatttttaatactggggcaggcaaatgacaggtcaaaggcaggcaggggtcagtaatctaGAGAAGGTGCaaagggtccagaacggcaggcagtctcagggtcagtgCAGGAAGGGGTCAATAATTCAATGAGGTGGAAAGGTATAGAACAGCAGGCAGGAGCAAGAAACAGAAAGGAGCAGGGGAACAAACGCTGGTAGGTCTCACGAACAAAACGAAATGGcaagagacaaacagagaacacaggtataaatacacaggggataatataagatgggcgacacctggaggggggtggagacaagcacaaagacaggtgaagcaGATCAGGGTGTGAGAGAAATAAAACATATCATGATGTAAAAACATTTTTGGAGGCTTGATTGcttttttaaatagttttttgGGGGTGGGACTGCAATTTGCACCACTTCTGTAGAATCACAAGAAGTACCAGTACCGTATAATTTTGTAGGAATACTAGGTATTTGAGGTAAGTATGTACATAAAGTCAGGGATAAAATGACTAGACATcagtatagataataataagagtaaagtAAAGAACAGAttagcagcagcatatgatgagtcggtatgcgtgtgtgttgtgtatatgtgtgtggggaTTTTGTGTGAGAGTATCAGTGTAgtatatgtgagtgagtgtagtattgtgagtgtgcatagagttaGTGCAAGATAGGGTCAATGCAGATGTTACTGATTGTAACAGAGAGGAAAAGTCCAAACAATCTTGGGTGAAGATGATTGGGTGAAATCCCAAACCTCTACCACAGATGATCATAATATTAGCCTCTACTGCAACTAGTAACATGTTCTTCACCACTGGTGAAGTAAATGAGGTGCTTTTAAAATAGGTTTTTAGCAGTAGCCTAGATGACAGTGGCTCATGCCTGTCCCAGTCTACTGGACCGCCCATCACTAGACTAATTTGATAAGACAAGCTCTAAAAGCCGTCTTGCTTTATTAGTGGTCTAATTAAAAACACTACAGAGCTACATAATTCAAGGAGTCATAGGCTTGATGTCAGTAAACCCAATGGGATGTACATTATTTGCGGTAAGCAGCAGCAGGCACTATAATTAAACCTCTTAACTTATGTTAAATTGACAGGTGCCACCACCCCTTAATGTTTTTCAAATGACACATATCATGAGCATTTGCTATTATattggacaaaaatataaatacaacatgcaacaattttaacgattttgctgagttacagttcatataaggaaaacagtccatttaaataaatttGTTAGGCCCTAattcatggatttcacatgactgggctggggCCCACCCACAGgaaagccaggcccagccaatcagaatgatattttttttattacagacagaaatactcatcagtttcatcagctgtctgggtggctggtctcacgTGGtcaggccggttggacgtactgtcaaatttaCTAAAAccacgttggaggcggcttatggtagagaaattaccaTACATactgtggacattcctgcaatgaGCATGCCAATTTCagtctccctcaaaacttgagacatttgtggcattgtgttgtgtgacaaaactttaTATTTTATAATGGCctattattgtccccagcacaatgtgcactggtgtaatgatcattctgtttaatcagcttcttgatatgccacacctgccaggtggatggattatcttggagaaatgcttactagcagggatgtaaacatatttgtgaacaaaatttgagagaaatacgccttttgtgcttatggaacatttctgggatcttttatttcagcttatgaaacatgggaccaacccttcacatgttatgtttatatttttgttcagtttacagTATATTAGGATGCTTTTGCACAATTTTATTCTTATATCACTATTTTGATTATTAGAATATGAAACAATtccattgttgttgttttttagccCACTTTTCAATTGTAGTACAATCTCCTCATTCATAGGTTACTGATGTACAGACAGAAGGGTAGGCCAGTCTAGGAAAGAGAATAGATCCATCCAGTGTCAACTCTATGCCAATGACGAGGATGTAATTCCATTGAATGAACGTGTCTTTCGTCATATTTCATTTTCATACTGCTTCATTAACCCATGATCTCATTCTCATGCAGAGctttttttttaattcttcagATAACCCTGGTTTATACTTTAAATTAATTCCAATAGAGACAGCCTGGTATCTAGGGCATTTAATCAAGGGGGCACGTTCACTGTGGGAAAGAAACGGCAAGCATACTGACCTTGAACATTCTGAATGTTTAACAGTGTATTTATGAATCAGTTTTCTTGAGGACAGCTGCTGggctttgtgtgtgagtgtgtgtgtgtgtgttctgagagTGGGTGTGACCGTGACACATAATTACCAGTCCATCTAGATTTCTATTGGCTGCTGCCCTTGTCAATCAGTAGGCTTAGGCTTCGGCTGTTTTCGAAGCAGATTAGGAAGCAGTCATCATCAGT from Oncorhynchus kisutch isolate 150728-3 linkage group LG5, Okis_V2, whole genome shotgun sequence harbors:
- the LOC109890819 gene encoding 40S ribosomal protein S23 — encoded protein: MGKCRGLRTARKLRNHRREQRWHDKQYKKAHLGTALKANPFGGASHAKGIVLEKVGVEAKQPNSAIRKCVRVQLIKNGKKITAFVPNDGCLNFIEENDEVLVAGFGRKGHAVGDIPGVRFKVVKVANVSLLALYKGKKERPRS